From the genome of Leishmania infantum JPCM5 genome chromosome 34, one region includes:
- a CDS encoding putative dual specificity protein phosphatase: protein MCEVLDALRSSSVGLLFLNHPEVSFSNRSCVICIPDFHQDETIDGYRLRAAYNAGTIGRSYFATRDVAALSSRCTPPHGSSDSLSDDAARGPVFRILKVISFVLRRRLLEEITAEQRVLVNIVHQNVLQISDVLNDEAKENMIVITNYHAKGNIGNYAGRLSHDSDKLRRILTEVAVGLRILHSHRVYHHNLKLDNVLENGEGHFCIADAGFWRLFAVQCPEDLVFNGELACLPPEVFDPEGPYATGEVNVVSDEGAAGVAAVDIWGFGVLMYRLAYGCDPIEIAECSYAQVHERLMGFDLSFPPRPHWSFAYDIEDAIRLCLQKVPSKRPSVLRLLQHPFFKHSLVVGTSSLMRKMSMTSSFAFGGQMVGSFGDRTMSAPGLRGASMSSMAVPNYRTQQRNGFQVDAFLGEGRFSETMMVHLRRNHSKQFAFKIIYKSILKRLQAPGREKWAREMRRQLVFSRKVDHPNVMRFIDIVEDKKVNCFVVQDYMSGGSIEAVPPVKGDSSSPTLQDFLVDVLAGLVHLHDNGVAHLSLLPTNIFFCEHTLHYCIADFGPLFVTADALADSIAEGAPLYALPAWVRRHSPLHGPSVDMFCVGLLAASVLPELFDTVWAELLDSEKNRTFAVDAVLTAVRKQRAQLTPALVSFIEDALEGRFQDARAALKHTYFGNLSFAQNLPKTIVEVTEEELQSAVHSKPETRDEARMLEVLAQDPFQESQMLSSAGDATLHGSESCTEASVIAGATGEKPTVLVFEGENLLCGQCSAELTVALYQCSDCDGYIRCGKCSVGNYHKDGHELVPFLIHTIEHSRDGANKAVLVQPSTVPDVHALETLEMTANFPVGSLTAHLVAQRAAERSIAVRSTGGGSITKGMFGDMESVVRLPDDISEQSISVNINCRSFISFRGLGGMPGGGLNLGSGANNSNTGFNTVGFPHGRADPVTPKDFGSLCLPPPTRLSLMKGKEARKLVLPKAEEIEDDDWQQELERCRTSNHSELLLYNYGLDEVPPEVYDPPLLQVVVLDISQNNLRSLPHELSFLIHLRKLVVSYNKLTELPDSLGNLSELESLDASHNALVDLPQTFIYLSSLTSAALDYNNFSSIPDSLLDIVAPPLCSSASNVMENFAMSTTQVNGARMASLVGNTAVSLVGGSSVSNSKTVIMSPKLKVIYLAANDSLTTLPLRERLQRFDDLTIALDNEPSLYKDYYEKNLDTELPNITVNWNKLYPDEIVPYLYCGSLRSAQSQMVYRKLNITYLLTVGRQLVPVPPEGGHHKVIVVDDIPGANIRMSFQEAVNFIEESQSKKSGCLVHCFAGLSRSATTVIAYLMIKRGMRLDEAYLVTKKGRPAILPNKGFFDQLVELDKELYPKPNRPLDIESLGRSAN, encoded by the coding sequence ATGTGCGAGGTGCTCGACGccctccgcagcagctccgtcggTCTGCTCTTTCTGAATCACCCTGAAGTGTCCTTTTCAAACCGGTCGTGCGTAATCTGCATCCCTGATTTCCATCAAGACGAAACAATTGATGGCTACCGCTTGCGCGCCGCCTACAATGCCGGCACCATCGGGCGAAGCTACTTCGCTACCCGTGACGTCGCGGCGTTATCGAGCAGGTGTACGCCCCCGCACGGCTCGAGCGACTCCCTTTCCGACGATGCCGCCAGAGGCCCGGTATTCCGCATCCTCAAGGTGATCAGCTTTGTGCTccggcgccggctgctggaggagatcACCGCGGAGCAGCGGGTTCTCGTCAACATTGTGCACCAGAACGTGCTGCAAATCAGCGACGTTCTCAATGATGAGGCGAAGGAGAACATGATCGTAATCACCAACTACCATGCAAAGGGCAACATCGGCAACTACGCAGGCCGGCTCTCGCACGACTCCGACAAGCTGCGCCGGATCCtgacggaggtggcggtgggtCTTCGCATCCTGCATTCACACCGAGTCTATCACCACAATTTGAAGCTCGACAACGTGCTCGAGAACGGCGAGGGCCACTTCtgcatcgccgacgccggtTTCTGGCGTCTCTTCGCGGTGCAGTGTCCGGAGGATCTCGTATTCAACGGCGAGTTGGCCTGTCTCCCACCCGAGGTGTTCGACCCGGAGGGCCCGTACGCGACAGGCGAGGTCAATGTCGTCTCGGACGAAGGCGCGGCcggagtggcggcggtggataTCTGGGGCTTTGGCGTGCTCATGTACCGTCTCGCCTACGGCTGCGATCCGATTGAGATCGCCGAGTGCTCCTACGCGCAGGTGCATGAGCGGCTCATGGGCTTCGACCTGAGCTTCCCACCCCGCCCGCACTGGAGCTTCGCGTACGACATCGAGGACGCGATCAGACTCTGCCTGCAAAAGGTGCCCTCGAAGCGGCCGagtgtgctgcggctgctgcaacACCCCTTCTTCAAGCACAGCTTGGTCGTAGGCACCTCGTCATTGATGCGCAAAATGTCCATGACGAGCAGCTTCGCTTTCGGTGGGCAAATGGTGGGTAGCTTCGGCGACCGGACAATGAGCGCGCCGGGGCTGAGGGGGGCCTCGATGAGTAGCATGGCAGTGCCAAACTaccgcacgcagcagcgaaacGGCTTCCAGGTGGACGCTTTTCTTGGTGAGGGCCGCTTCTCGGAAACGATGATGGTTCATCTGCGCCGCAATCATTCCAAGCAGTTTGCCTTCAAGATTATCTACAAGTCTATTCTGAAGCGGCTGCAAGCACCTGGGCGGGAGAAATGGGCGCGAGAAATGCGTCGCCAGCTTGTTTTCTCCCGCAAGGTGGACCACCCAAACGTTATGCGCTTCATCGACATTGTGGAGGACAAGAAAGTGAACTGCTTCGTGGTGCAGGACTACATGTCGGGTGGGTCCATTGAAGCCGTGCCTCCGGTGAAGGGCGACAGCTCGTCCCCAACGCTGCAGGATTTCTTGGTGGATGTGCTGGCTGGGTTGGTCCACTTGCACGACAACGGCGTagcgcatctctctctgcttccgACGAACATATTCTTTTGCGAGCATACCTTGCACTACTGCATTGCCGATTTTGGGCCGCTGTTTGTGACGGCAGACGCCTTGGCGGACTCCATCGCGGAAGGCGCGCCGCTCTACGCGCTACCCGCGTGGGTGCGGCGGCATAGTCCCTTGCATGGCCCCAGCGTGGACATGTTCTGCGTCGGACTCCTTGCCGCCTCGGTACTGCCGGAGCTCTTCGACACAGTATGGGCAGAACTGCTCGACAGTGAGAAGAACAGGACGTTTGCCGTCGACGCGGTACTCACAGCCGTGCGAAAACAAAGGGCGCAGCTGACGCCAGCGCTGGTCTCCTTCATTGAGGATGCGCTGGAGGGTAGGTTCCAAGACGCGCGAGCGGCGCTGAAGCACACGTACTTCGGAAACCTGAGTTTCGCGCAAAACTTGCCAAAGACGATTGTCGAGGtcacggaggaggagttACAGAGCGCCGTGCACTCGAAACCCGAGACGCGCGACGAAGCCCGCATGCTAGAGGTCCTCGCACAGGACCCGTTCCAGGAGAGCCAGATGCTCAGCTCTGCTGGTGACGCCACGCTACACGGCAGCGAGTCATGCACCGAGGCGTCCGTTATCGCTGGTGCCACGGGCGAGAAGCCTACGGTTCTCGTTTTCGAGGGCGAGAACCTGCTCTGCGGCCAATGCAGCGCCGAGCTGACGGTGGCGCTCTATCAATGCTCCGACTGCGACGGCTACATCCGCTGCGGCAAGTGCTCTGTAGGCAACTACCACAAGGACGGCCACGAGTTAGTGCCGTTTCTGATTCACACGATCGAGCACAGCAGGGATGGTGCCAACAAGGCCGTGCTGGTGCAGCCGTCGACGGTGCCGGATGTGCACGCGCTCGAGACGCTTGAGATGACGGCGAACTTCCCTGTAGGCTCCCTTACGGCACACctcgtggcgcagcgcgcagcgGAGCGGTCGAttgcggtgcgcagcactggtggcggcagcattACAAAGGGCATGTTCGGCGACATGGAGAGCGTCGTCCGCCTTCCTGACGACATAAGCGAGCAGAGCATTTCGGTTAACATCAACTGTCGCAGCTTTATCAGCTTCCGTGGGCTAGGTGGGATGCCCGGTGGCGGACTAAAccttggcagcggcgccaacAACAGCAATACGGGTTTCAACACGGTAGGCTTCCCACACGGCCGCGCGGATCCTGTGACGCCAAAGGACTTTGGCTCGCTTTGCTTGCCTCCGCCGACGAGGCTCTCACTCATGAAGGGCAAAGAGGCGAGGAAGCTAGTGCTTCCCAAGGCCGAGGAAATCGAAGACGACGACtggcagcaggagctggagcgctgccgcaccagcaaTCActcggagctgctgctgtacaACTACGGGCTGGACGAGGTGCCGCCTGAGGTGTACGacccgccactgctgcaggtgGTCGTTTTGGATATTTCACAGAACAACCTCAGGTCTCTTCCACATGAGCTGAGCTTCTTGATCCACTTGCGCAAGCTTGTGGTGTCGTACAACAAACTCACCGAGCTCCCAGATAGCCTCGGCAACCTTAGCGAGCTCGAAAGCCTCGATGCGAGCCACAACGCCCTCGTAGATCTACCGCAGACCTTCATCTACCTCAGCTCCCTCACCTCGGCCGCGCTGGACTACAACAACTTCTCCAGTATTCCTGATAGCTTGCTTGATATAGTCGCTCCTCCGCTATGTTCCAGCGCATCGAACGTGATGGAGAACTTTGCCATGTCCACCACGCAGGTGAACGGCGCGCGAATGGCAAGCTTAGTGGGTAACACGGCCGTCTCCTTAGTTGGCGGCTCCAGCGTGAGTAACTCCAAGACAGTGATCATGTCGCCCAAGCTGAAGGTGATCTACCTCGCCGCCAACGACAGCCTGACAACCCTGCCTTTGCgagagcggctgcagcgcttcgACGACCTCACGATCGCGCTCGACAACGAGCCCTCGCTCTACAAGGACTACTACGAGAAGAACCTCGACACCGAGCTGCCCAACATTACGGTCAACTGGAACAAGCTCTACCCGGATGAAATCGTGCCGTATCTCTACTGCGGCAGTCTCCGCTCTGCGCAGTCGCAGATGGTGTACCGAAAGCTGAACATTACGTATCTGCTCACTGTAGGCCGGCAACTTGTGCCGGTGCCACCGGAGGGCGGCCATCACAAGGTCATCGTCGTGGACGACATCCCTGGCGCTAACATTCGCATGTCTTTTCAGGAGGCCGTCAACTTCATCGAGGAAAGCCAGTCGAAAAAGAGCGGGTGCCTGGTGCACTGCTTTGCAGGCCTGTCGCGCTCCGCCACAACGGTAATTGCGTACCTGATGATTAAAAGAGGCATGCGGCTGGATGAGGCCTATCTGGTGACCAAGAAGGGCAGACCTGCGATTCTCCCAAACAAGGGCTTCTTTGATCAGCTGGTGGAGCTGGACAAAGAACTGTACCCCAAGCCAAACCGGCCCCTCGACATCGAGTCCCTCGGGCGTTCAGCAAACTGA
- a CDS encoding putative 8-oxoguanine DNA glycosylase produces MTTSSMAARHSWRVLTSSLKAKVSLQMTLCGGQCFHWYRTPRGTFVGAIGDGVFELREVQCSAKLKKQELQRTAPHPPVPARARRRHAASAPASTLEAAVGESDCCPCCWIEYRRLWPLAQPVRLSGKGRTSPLSSSLRHTGASSAPAVWESDEEMLSRYLSLDVDLDQLWQEWTDSPETRKHPLVEYLVGNRLHREFLRSGHGQRVCEHDEAQANLYIPIRHVRQDLHSCLFSFLCSQNNNVTRITGMIYALSRTYGDHLCDVQLATGEVQEPRKSAADTRSKVPQTQFQSDAAATRRDAIASPSLRSHSSSTNSPEWLSVYSFPSLEQLAAATEDTLRSLGFGYRSKYIVEAVSFIRTQLPPQALQDKKAVKGKMHSPPHLIQQHGACYRNGFYSAVLSHHNYHHQHQRDMLLLLPGVGRKVADCVALFALNRTHIVPVDTHMAQVAVEYLAAPSAAAAVGRKRSRPGCLLSEEEAQSPDNLLLEWRKQAEALKVKKGASPATVKAIEEGRSSAASLLRASRKTPVPPLYERHHNVIQDAFWKLFGNYAGWAHSILFYYRLRK; encoded by the coding sequence ATGACGACGTCGAGTATGGCTGCTCGCCACTCGTGGCGGGTGCTGACGTCGTCTCTCAAAGCCAAGGTGAGCCTTCAGATGACACTTTGCGGTGGCCAGTGCTTTCACTGGTACCGAACGCCGCGCGGCACATTTGTCGGTGCCAttggcgacggcgtctttgagctgcgcgaggtaCAGTGCAGTGCAAAGCTGAAAAAACAAGAACTGCAAAGGACCGCGCCACATccgccggtgccggcacgggcgaggcggcggcacgcggcGAGCGCTCCTGCTTCCACCTTGGAGGCTGCCGTGGGCGAGAGCGACTGTTGCCCATGCTGCTGGATAGAGTACCGGCGATTATGGCCGCTAGCTCAACCAGTTCGCCTAAGTGGCAAGGGTCGCACGAGCCCACTCTCATCATCATTGCGGCACACAGGTGCATCATCAGCACCCGCCGTATGGGAGAGCGACGAAGAGATGCTAAGTCgctatctctctctcgatgTCGATCTTGACCAGCTATGGCAGGAGTGGACCGACTCGCCAGAGACTCGCAAGCATCCCCTTGTGGAATACCTCGTCGGCAATCGCCTTCACCGAGAATTCCTGCGCAGCGGTCACGGCCAGCGTGTTTGCGAGCACGACGAAGCACAGGCAAATCTGTACATCCCCATCCGCCATGTCCGGCAGGATTTGCACTCGTGCCTTTTCTCCTTCCTGTGCTCGCAGAACAACAACGTCACGCGCATCACAGGCATGATCTACGCACTCTCCCGCACCTACGGCGACCACCTATGTGACGTCCAACTCGCCACTGGTGAGGTGCAAGAGCCGCGGAAGTCGGCTGCTGATACGCGGTCCAAGGTACCACAAACGCAATTCCAATcggacgccgctgccaccaggAGAGACGCCATTGCATCTCCGTCACTGAGGTCGCACAGTTCAAGCACCAACTCTCCGGAATGGCTTTCGGTGTACAGCTTCCCCTCACTCGAGCAGCTGGCAGCTGCCACGGAggacacgctgcgcagcctcGGCTTCGGCTACCGTAGCAAGTACATTGTGGAGGCTGTCAGCTTTATCCGGACACAGTTGCCTCCGCAAGCGCTCCAGGACAAAAAGGCGGTGAAAGGGAAGATGCACTCCCCTCCACACCTAATACAGCAACACGGGGCGTGCTATCGAAACGGCTTCTACTCTGCTGTGCTAAGCCACCACAactaccaccaccagcatCAACGGGATAtgctgcttctcctgccGGGCGTGGGGCGCAAAGTGGCAGACTGCGTGGCGCTCTTCGCGCTCAACCGCACCCACATTGTTCCCGTGGACACGCACATGGCACAAGTTGCGGTGGAGTACCTTGCCGCCCcaagcgccgcggcggcggtgggtcGTAAGCGTTCTCGTCCAGGGTGTCTGTTGTCCGAGGAGGAAGCCCAGTCACCGGATAATCTGCTGCTGGAGTGGAGGAAGCAGGCGGAGGCTCTTAAGGTGAAGAAAGGCGCGTCGCCAGCGACCGTGAAGGCGATAGAGGAAGGCAGAAGctctgcagcgtcgctgctgcgtgcctCACGAAAAACGCCTGTCCCGCCCTTGTACGAGCGGCATCATAACGTCATTCAGGACGCCTTCTGGAAGCTGTTTGGCAACTACGCTGGGTGGGCCCACAGCATTCTCTTCTACTACCGCCTGCGCAAATGA